A single genomic interval of Neisseria leonii harbors:
- a CDS encoding thermonuclease family protein produces the protein MNIKIFLLGTAAAAVLAVLPAQSRETAVWIETVGRLLGGESRPGVYSATVESVHDGDTLRVRDENGRSRRIRLAYIDAPELQQAHGTAARDALRGRLLRRAVEIETFGQDQYRRDIARVRLDGKDINLAAIREGNAWHYASIAKRGQSRRDFAAYSAAQNEARRNRSGLWQNRSPQAPWLYRKAERGNSRP, from the coding sequence ATGAACATCAAAATCTTTCTGCTGGGCACGGCTGCGGCTGCCGTTTTGGCCGTCCTGCCTGCCCAAAGCCGCGAAACGGCCGTCTGGATCGAAACCGTCGGCCGGCTGCTCGGCGGCGAAAGCCGCCCCGGGGTCTACTCTGCCACCGTCGAATCGGTACACGACGGCGATACGTTGCGCGTACGCGACGAAAACGGCCGCAGCCGCCGTATCCGTCTGGCCTATATCGACGCGCCCGAACTGCAACAGGCGCACGGTACGGCCGCACGCGATGCCCTGCGCGGCCGTCTGCTGCGCCGTGCAGTCGAAATCGAAACTTTCGGCCAAGACCAATACCGGCGCGACATCGCCCGCGTCCGACTGGACGGCAAAGACATCAATCTGGCCGCCATACGCGAAGGCAACGCCTGGCACTATGCCTCCATCGCCAAACGCGGACAAAGCCGCCGCGATTTCGCCGCCTACTCGGCCGCCCAAAACGAAGCCCGCCGAAACCGCAGCGGCCTGTGGCAGAACCGCAGCCCGCAGGCACCGTGGCTGTACCGTAAAGCCGAACGCGGAAACAGCCGTCCCTGA
- a CDS encoding SCP2 domain-containing protein, with protein MKTAMLALTLINHIIRQNPETRAALAGYNGIGVRILAAGFRIHGRFDADGYLQPSDREADTELTFHNGMWQKMLAGQTPGVGDFSIRGDTALGFALLQHMGSLRYHARDDLNRLFGGTAAEHIGQHAGQAAQALKKIGLSLLEQGADFAREPESPVITRAEFDRWAAEVDRLRDDIARLNARLDRLES; from the coding sequence ATGAAAACCGCTATGTTGGCCCTCACCCTGATTAACCACATTATCCGACAGAACCCCGAAACACGCGCCGCGCTGGCCGGTTACAACGGCATCGGCGTGCGTATTCTGGCCGCCGGTTTCCGCATACACGGCCGCTTTGATGCAGACGGTTACCTCCAACCGTCCGACAGAGAAGCCGATACCGAACTGACTTTCCACAACGGCATGTGGCAGAAAATGCTTGCCGGCCAAACGCCCGGCGTAGGCGACTTCTCCATACGCGGCGACACCGCGCTGGGCTTTGCCCTGCTGCAACACATGGGCAGCCTGCGCTACCATGCCCGAGACGATTTGAACCGCCTCTTCGGCGGCACGGCCGCAGAACATATCGGCCAACATGCCGGACAAGCCGCACAAGCCCTGAAAAAAATCGGCCTCAGCCTGCTGGAACAGGGTGCCGATTTCGCCCGCGAACCCGAATCTCCCGTGATTACCCGTGCCGAATTTGACCGCTGGGCGGCCGAAGTGGACCGTCTGCGCGACGACATCGCCCGCCTGAATGCCCGCCTCGACCGTTTGGAATCCTGA
- a CDS encoding multidrug effflux MFS transporter, whose product MAAQTALGDKKMAVLLATIVAVMPLSIDAYLPAIPALAVDLAADVHRIEKSLSTFMFGVALGQLCGGSISDVKGRKTVALAGLAVYVAASLALALLQTVEQLLVLRLVQAVGGGMAAVMAGAVVRDFYRGRQAAQMFALIGIIMMAAPLAAPMLGSLLQTLGGWRLIFAFLVAYAAAVFWLVWRFLPASGGTGGRLDRRFIGGVLARYYRVVRTKPALGFLFFQAFSFGSMFVFLTESPFVYMTLYGLSPHAYAWVFGCNILTMAAFNRITAWRLKRGSNAEDILKWGIAVQLAANLAMAAAVVAGNGMPPLVLLVVCAMVSVGTQGLIVANTQACFMGYFRAIGGSANALLTAFTSLTGALTGWLATVLHNGTAYVMPLMMLASTLTGLLLLWAFSRRVWMKAV is encoded by the coding sequence ATGGCGGCGCAGACGGCGTTGGGCGATAAGAAAATGGCGGTTTTGCTGGCAACGATTGTGGCGGTGATGCCGTTGTCGATTGATGCCTATCTGCCTGCGATTCCCGCTTTGGCTGTGGATTTGGCGGCCGATGTGCACCGGATTGAGAAAAGCCTGAGTACGTTTATGTTCGGCGTGGCGTTGGGACAGTTGTGCGGCGGTTCGATTTCCGATGTGAAAGGACGGAAAACCGTTGCTCTGGCCGGTTTGGCGGTTTATGTGGCCGCTTCGCTGGCTTTGGCGTTGTTGCAGACGGTGGAGCAGCTGCTGGTGCTGCGCCTGGTGCAGGCGGTGGGCGGCGGCATGGCGGCGGTGATGGCCGGTGCGGTGGTACGCGATTTCTATCGGGGAAGGCAGGCCGCGCAGATGTTTGCTTTAATCGGCATTATTATGATGGCCGCACCGCTGGCCGCGCCGATGCTCGGTTCGCTGTTGCAGACGCTGGGCGGCTGGCGGCTGATTTTTGCGTTTCTGGTGGCTTATGCGGCGGCGGTGTTCTGGCTGGTCTGGCGTTTTCTGCCTGCCAGCGGCGGGACGGGCGGCCGTTTGGACCGCCGCTTTATCGGCGGTGTGCTGGCGCGCTATTACCGTGTTGTGCGCACTAAGCCGGCATTGGGTTTTCTGTTTTTTCAGGCGTTCAGTTTCGGTTCGATGTTTGTGTTTCTGACCGAATCGCCGTTTGTCTATATGACGCTGTACGGCCTGTCGCCGCACGCTTATGCCTGGGTGTTCGGCTGCAATATTCTGACGATGGCGGCGTTTAACCGCATCACGGCGTGGCGGCTCAAACGCGGCAGCAATGCCGAGGATATTTTGAAATGGGGGATTGCCGTGCAGTTGGCGGCCAATTTGGCCATGGCGGCGGCTGTGGTGGCGGGAAACGGTATGCCGCCTTTGGTGCTGCTGGTGGTGTGCGCCATGGTTTCGGTGGGGACGCAGGGGCTGATTGTTGCCAATACCCAAGCCTGTTTTATGGGTTATTTCCGCGCCATAGGCGGCAGTGCCAATGCCCTGCTGACGGCGTTTACTTCGCTCACCGGCGCGCTGACCGGCTGGCTGGCCACGGTGCTGCACAACGGGACGGCGTATGTGATGCCGCTGATGATGCTGGCTTCCACCCTGACGGGCTTGCTGCTGCTGTGGGCATTTTCCCGCCGCGTGTGGATGAAGGCCGTCTGA